In Cryptomeria japonica chromosome 1, Sugi_1.0, whole genome shotgun sequence, the sequence CAACAACATATTATGTTCTTCTTCCACCAAGAGGTCTCCTAAACTTTCTTCTTGTGTCCTTATCTCTGAAGAAGCCATCTTCATTCTTCCttgtagcaacaactgtgaaaGTTTTCCCATTACCATCCTGAATTTAGGATACAAAATTTATCTCTCTCAAGTGTCTCAACACTTGCAGAACAATGACCAATCTCACAACCTAAACTAGTCAAATCTATTTTTCTTCTTCTACTTATTCAACATATTGTTTAATTCATTTGTGCTGCCCTCATACTTCATTCTTAGCTTGAGATCATCTTGGCACTTCTCAAGCTCTTTTGTGAgtttttccatttcatcttctaGCTTCTGACACTCCTTTTGTTTTGTCTCCACTTCTGATTCTAACTCCTTACACCTACTCTTCTTGGCATCAAAATCCGATTTTATTACTTCATTAATTATTTTAGCATCATCCACTTGTGCTTTTAGATTGGCAATAATTTTCTCAGACTCTTGAATATATTTGTTGAATATGTCTTGTTCCTGTGCAGCAACATTCTTActatttttgtattctttccttATCTTTTCGAGTtcctcaagtgcacttacaagttcaccttcaagatctaccTCAGCTTCAACTTCCTCTACACCTTCACCATCACTTCCAAATACATCTTGCATTATGAATTGAGTATCACTTTCACACTCTGATGTTTTCTTCTCATTTTGGGTCTCCTATGCCATGAGTAGTTGGGATTCCTTTTTGTCTTCACTGTAGATACATTCTGATCTTGTCTTATCATATGTACCTTCTCCtgcttctttattattcttccttTCACAATCTGATCCAACGATATTGGGCTCTTCTCCATatattttcttcaatttgtcccatACGTTCTTTGCATACTTACATTTCTTGACCTTGGAAGACACTCTATCAGGCAAGCCACCGAGAATAGCCTTCTTGGCTTCAACATTGCACTCATATTCCCTTTTACATCAAGGTTAGTAGGAGGAGTAGAAGGGACATTGTAAACATTCTTAACTAATATCCAAACATTATAACTTAAAGTAGACAAATATATTTCCATTCCTAAGATCCAAGGGacatagttggtgccatcaaacataggtgtagggattgactcaaatttaaccattgtgttcacaaaccagtatctacccaagctagagaaaaatTATATAACCAGGAACCTAGGGCTTTGATagcaattgaaggaacacaatggaccactaagaggggggtgaattggtggtAACTAAATGGTCTAAGCTATAATTACAAATTTCAAGATACTATGGCCAGAGGCATGAAACACATTTACATAcacaaatagagaaaaatcataacacaagaatatatgaggaaaactcGTGGTGGGAAAAGCCTCGATgataaatgttgctggagtctactactccaatctaggcTAACGAATAAAAtagattataatgtttagggcaccaacccctgaagtttaatgataccaacccaaaggagcaccaacccctagctttatgggcaccaacccaaaggagcacctacccttgcTCTGAGCACACACTCAGAGATTTGCaatgaaaaaatattcaaaaataaattaagCAACTAGTTACAATTGATGTATTGTACCACACTAATTATCTTCTACTCATGAGATTGGCTTGACTCTTTTCTCCTCTATGATCTTGGACCTCAATCTCATCTCTCTGTTATATGTTTATCACTTCTCTTGTTCTTTTCTCTCTGCTTTCAGTCTTCCTTTTGATTATGCTATGATCAATCTTCCTTCTTTGTCTCTTTGCCTTGACTTTGCACTCTCAGATCTCTGGTCTCTGCTACTCTTTATCTCACTCTATTTGCTTTGAAAATTACTTCACTATTATTCTGTTGCACACTCCTCAACTCAACTGGTACACTCTCTTTTCTATTCACCTTACTTTGTTCTATGCAACTTTCCTCTGCACTCTTCTCTTTAATCACTGACCTCAACTTGAaatctctttttctcctcttttccttctctttgctTAAATTTTATGCAATGTTATTGACTGCCTCAACTTCATGTTATGTGCACTTGTGGAAACTTCTTCTCTTCGACCTCTGTTTTTGCATAGTTTCTTTTTTCTACATGCCTCCCACTCTATATCATTTTTTCATGACCTCTCACATCCACTTATCTTTCTTTTTGGTCCACTATGTACTCCAAATATTTTCCCTCCAAAAAAATGGGAGTTTCAC encodes:
- the LOC131856752 gene encoding uncharacterized protein LOC131856752, coding for MQDVFGSDGEGVEEVEAEVDLEGELVSALEELEKIRKEYKNSKNVAAQEQDIFNKYIQESEKIIANLKAQVDDAKIINEVIKSDFDAKKSRCKELESEVETKQKECQKLEDEMEKLTKELEKCQDDLKLRMKYEGSTNELNNMLNK